A window of Streptomyces sp. NBC_01224 genomic DNA:
CGGGGGCGACCAGGTCGGCGGCGACCACCGAGCCGATCCCGAAGAAGGCGCCGTGGGCCAGCGAGGTCACGATCCGGCCGGCGAGCATCAGCGGGAAGCTCGGTGCGAGCGCGGAGAGCAGGTTGCCGACCACGAACAAGCCCATGAGCAGGATCAGCATCGTCTTGCGGCTGATCCTGTTGCCGAGCACGGTCATCAGCGGGGCGCCGATGACCACGCCGAGCGCGTAGCCGGTGACCAGCAGGCCGGCGGTGGGGATGGACACGCCGTAGTCTCCGGCGATCTCGGGCAGCAGGCCCATGATCACGAACTCGGTGGTCCCGATCCCGAAGGCTCCGATGGCCAGAGCGAGAAGTGCGAGAGGCATGGCGCTACCCTCCGTGCGATTGCTTGTGCGTCTTACGAGCCTCAACAATAATTGCATACGCGTTATAAGTGCAAGGGCGGGTATTCCTCCTGGGTCTTGGATTCCAGTGGCGCTCGGGGCCCGGTGGCGCGCCGGTGTCGCCCGTTGCTCTGTCCGGGCGAGAAGCGGTCCGGGTCGCGTCCTCGCCTAAAGCCGCATCGGCGGGACGGCGTGTGGATGCGGTCCGCGCCGCGGCGGCCGCCCGCTCTTCGCCGACACCGGGCACCCCATAGCCGCCCTGCGGCGGGTGCCGAACGTCCTGCGGGGTACCGCCTTGAAGTGGTGCTCCGCCGTCGACGCTGCCGCTATGAGCATCCGGTCACCCCTGGCAGCCCATGGGCGTGCGCGGCGCCGGGGTTCCCGAACAACGGTGCTCGGCCAGCCGGACCGAAGAACCGGAACGCCGGGAGCGTGCCCGCCCGCGCGAAAGGCGGGGCCGGAACGCGATCGACTCGCCCCGGTCCGACCCCCAAAGAGATGCTTGCAAAAGCCTTATGCAGGCTCTGGCTGATATTTTCAGGAAGGGCTTATCCTGGACTCCAGTCGCATCCAGAAGGAGACCCGGACCATGACCGCCACGGATCCCGCGCTGACCGCCCTTGCCAACGGATGGGCAGCCCTCTCCCTCCTGTACAGCAGGATCGAGGCGCACATCGAGCGCGCCCTGCAGTCCGAGCACGGCCTGAGCGTGCGGGAGTACTCGCTGCTCGACGTGCTCAGCCGCCAGCACGACGGCGAGGGCGGGCACCTGCAGATGAAGCAGGTAGCCGACGCGGTGGTGCTCAGCCAGAGCGCCACCACTCGCCTGGTCTCCCGCCTGGAGGACCGTGGCCTACTCTCCCGCTACCTGTGCCCGACCGACCGCCGCGGCATCTACACCGACGTCAGTGACGCGGGCCTGAAGCTCCTGCAAGAGGCCCGGCCGACCAACGACACCGCCCTCGGAAAGGCGCTTGACGAAGCCGCCAAGAACCCCGAGCTGGCTCCCCTGGTCACGGCAGTCGAGGCGATGAACCCGACGCGTCAGCACCCCGATCCCCTTCCGGCACAGTGAGAGGAAGCGATTACCCTGCCCTTCGCGGGAGGAGGGAGAGATGCGGGCCGTTGATCCGGTGACGCGGACCCTCGACGACATCGACTTCACCGGTGTCTTCATTGGCATGCGCAGCGTGATCCCGCTCATGAAGGGGCGAGGGGGTGGCTCGATCGTCAACATCTCCTCGTCGGCGGGCCTGATGGGCCTGGCGATGACCGCTGGTTACGGAGCCGCCAAGTGGGGAGTGCGCGGGCTGACCAACGTCGGCGCGGTGGAGCTGGGCACGGCGAGGATTCGCGTCAATTCGATGCATCCGGGCATGACGTACACCCCCATGACCGCGCATGTAGTGACCTCCGCCTGCAGCGGCCCGTGCACCTCGGGTGCAACGAGAAGACGGGTCAGCTCGTCGACGTTGTCGCCGAGGCCGTCCGCGAGACGTCGTCGGGGCCGTAAGAACGCCGCGGGTGGTGAGGGCGCTGTGCACCCCACCGCCCGCGGCGCTCATGAGCCGGAGAGAGGACCCCGGTGCCGGCTCGGGAGGGAAGTCGGCACCGGGATCGGACGCTCAGGAGTTCCCGCGGTAGCCGTCGACGGTGATGTTCGTG
This region includes:
- a CDS encoding MarR family winged helix-turn-helix transcriptional regulator; this encodes MTATDPALTALANGWAALSLLYSRIEAHIERALQSEHGLSVREYSLLDVLSRQHDGEGGHLQMKQVADAVVLSQSATTRLVSRLEDRGLLSRYLCPTDRRGIYTDVSDAGLKLLQEARPTNDTALGKALDEAAKNPELAPLVTAVEAMNPTRQHPDPLPAQ